The Nocardia arthritidis genome has a window encoding:
- a CDS encoding TetR/AcrR family transcriptional regulator has product MGTDDEVDLDGRRLRTLRSREALARAAFELFAERGLDAVAVEDIAVRAGVTRRTFSRHFSSIEAAVLGDIDQDVHLLNETLRARPAYEPPLTAYRNAVHDWLGLAFAGPGDPKLVRRWELFQSFADEPALFAAYHRMRLDAEAEALRILAERLAVDPAVDLRPAAVVATGAALLVAALQAWAAGDDPTTLPALIEGFFETLSELAAEDRCEEARS; this is encoded by the coding sequence ATGGGGACCGACGACGAAGTCGACCTGGATGGACGGCGGCTGCGCACGCTGCGCAGCCGAGAGGCCCTGGCGCGGGCGGCTTTCGAACTATTCGCCGAGCGCGGGCTGGACGCGGTGGCGGTGGAGGACATCGCCGTGCGCGCGGGCGTCACCAGGCGCACCTTCAGCCGGCATTTCTCCTCGATCGAGGCGGCCGTCCTCGGCGATATCGACCAGGACGTGCACCTGCTCAACGAAACGCTGCGCGCCCGGCCCGCATACGAACCGCCACTCACCGCCTACCGCAACGCCGTACACGATTGGCTCGGCCTGGCCTTCGCCGGCCCCGGCGATCCGAAACTGGTCCGGCGCTGGGAACTGTTCCAGTCCTTCGCCGACGAACCGGCGCTGTTCGCCGCCTACCACCGCATGCGACTGGACGCCGAGGCCGAGGCGCTGCGCATCCTGGCCGAACGGCTCGCCGTGGATCCGGCGGTCGATCTGCGCCCGGCCGCCGTGGTGGCGACCGGCGCGGCCCTACTCGTCGCCGCCCTACAGGCCTGGGCGGCCGGCGATGATCCCACCACGCTGCCCGCCCTGATCGAGGGATTCTTCGAAACCCTGTCCGAGTTGGCGGCCGAAGACCGATGCGAGGAGGCACGATCATGA
- a CDS encoding sigma-70 family RNA polymerase sigma factor, translated as MRAQDLLARRFDAQRGRLRAVAYRLLGTADDTEDAVQEAWLRLSRTDIAEVENLEGWLTTVVSRICLDILRGRTAHPEDPTADLAALGATADQDPEHEVLLIDSVGRALLVVLDRLGPEERVAFVLHDMFALPFDRIAPILNRSAATTKKLASRARHRVHGESRPAAVDLAEQQRVVAAFLAAARGGDLGELLAVLAPDVVRTADPAALPAGMAVTVRGAARVAEETVVLRRRSGFAALALVDGAVGIVVAPHGRLLLALRVTVRDNRIAAYEVIADPKRLRDTDIAVLDRPGDGFQPAGTDSDTPVLLP; from the coding sequence GTGCGAGCACAAGACCTGCTGGCGCGACGTTTCGACGCCCAGCGCGGTCGGCTGCGCGCCGTCGCGTACCGCCTGCTCGGCACCGCCGACGACACCGAGGACGCCGTGCAGGAGGCGTGGCTGCGGCTGTCGCGCACCGATATCGCCGAGGTGGAAAACCTCGAGGGCTGGCTCACCACCGTGGTCTCGCGGATCTGCCTGGACATCCTGCGCGGCCGCACCGCACATCCGGAGGATCCGACGGCCGACCTGGCCGCACTCGGCGCCACCGCGGATCAGGATCCGGAACACGAAGTGCTGCTTATCGATTCGGTCGGACGCGCGCTGCTGGTGGTGCTGGACCGGCTCGGCCCCGAGGAGCGGGTCGCCTTCGTACTGCACGATATGTTCGCGCTGCCGTTCGACCGGATCGCGCCGATCCTGAACCGCAGCGCCGCGACCACCAAGAAGTTGGCCAGCCGGGCCCGGCACCGGGTGCACGGCGAATCCCGGCCCGCCGCTGTCGATCTGGCCGAACAGCAAAGGGTGGTCGCCGCGTTCCTGGCCGCGGCGCGCGGCGGCGACCTCGGCGAACTGCTCGCGGTGCTCGCGCCCGACGTGGTGCGCACCGCGGATCCGGCGGCACTGCCCGCCGGAATGGCCGTCACCGTGCGCGGAGCGGCCCGGGTGGCCGAGGAAACCGTTGTGCTGCGGCGTCGTTCGGGTTTCGCGGCGCTGGCGCTGGTCGACGGCGCGGTGGGCATCGTGGTGGCACCGCACGGACGTTTGCTGCTCGCGCTCCGGGTGACTGTGCGCGACAACAGGATCGCCGCCTACGAGGTGATCGCGGATCCGAAGCGCCTGCGCGACACCGATATCGCCGTGCTGGACCGGCCCGGCGACGGATTCCAGCCTGCCGGAACGGATTCCGACACGCCGGTGTTACTCCCCTAG
- a CDS encoding ArsR/SmtB family transcription factor has product MREEDRPDIYAAVFGALAHPARRRVLLTIYFNGGSMTAGEIAAVFTHAWQTTSRHLRVLEEAGLVSTERQGRQRVYRLERKRLNLAAEWLAHFADESGPQKGG; this is encoded by the coding sequence ATGCGAGAGGAAGACCGCCCGGATATCTACGCGGCGGTCTTCGGCGCGCTGGCTCACCCGGCCCGGCGGCGGGTGCTGCTCACGATCTACTTCAACGGCGGATCGATGACGGCGGGCGAGATCGCCGCCGTATTCACCCACGCCTGGCAGACCACGAGCAGGCATCTGCGGGTGCTGGAGGAGGCCGGGTTGGTCAGCACCGAACGCCAAGGCCGCCAACGCGTTTACCGGCTGGAACGCAAACGTTTGAACCTCGCGGCCGAATGGCTCGCCCACTTCGCCGACGAATCGGGACCGCAGAAAGGTGGCTGA
- a CDS encoding DoxX family protein, with product METGYVVLSVSTAAMMLLAAWVDVGRAEWVRGNMAAYGVPEWALTALCVIKAVGGIGLLAGVWYPPLGLAAALGLAVYFVGAVVVVARARWYRHLRYPVPFLLLAAATTGFAVAVV from the coding sequence ATGGAAACCGGCTATGTGGTGCTGTCTGTCTCGACCGCGGCCATGATGCTTTTGGCGGCGTGGGTCGATGTGGGGCGGGCGGAGTGGGTGCGCGGCAATATGGCCGCGTACGGCGTGCCGGAGTGGGCGCTCACCGCACTGTGCGTGATCAAGGCGGTCGGCGGGATCGGATTGCTCGCCGGGGTGTGGTATCCGCCGCTCGGCCTCGCGGCGGCGCTCGGGTTGGCGGTGTACTTCGTCGGTGCGGTGGTCGTCGTCGCGCGCGCCCGCTGGTATCGGCACCTGCGCTATCCTGTGCCGTTCCTGCTGCTGGCCGCCGCGACAACGGGTTTCGCCGTTGCCGTCGTCTGA
- a CDS encoding VOC family protein, whose protein sequence is MPNSEDIPRLFRIAVEVGDLDAAIAFYTRLFGVDGRGQAGARAYFDCGPVTLSVQQLDSPHPAAKALYFTVRELEPVYRRARELGCCSTELVHDAPAGEMVVRPWGERSFYADDPWGNPLCFVEEGTVYAG, encoded by the coding sequence ATGCCGAATTCCGAAGATATTCCACGGCTGTTCCGGATCGCCGTCGAGGTGGGCGATCTCGACGCGGCGATCGCGTTCTACACCAGGCTGTTCGGGGTCGACGGACGCGGACAGGCGGGCGCCAGGGCGTATTTCGACTGCGGGCCGGTCACATTGTCGGTGCAGCAGCTGGATTCGCCGCATCCGGCGGCCAAGGCGCTGTACTTCACGGTGCGGGAGCTCGAACCCGTGTACCGGCGCGCGCGGGAACTCGGTTGCTGCTCGACCGAACTGGTGCATGACGCGCCAGCGGGGGAGATGGTGGTGCGGCCGTGGGGTGAACGCTCCTTCTACGCCGACGACCCGTGGGGCAATCCGCTGTGCTTCGTCGAGGAAGGCACCGTCTACGCCGGGTGA
- a CDS encoding Rv1733c family protein, with protein MSGSTGVLRRTCRWAGLDRNPMRRREDRLQSACAIALLVLFLAAAPLLAVLLGGRVYRSENAAVQAEFASLHEVSATVLETGKAPLYSPITPVKVAWKDADGSEHTAAYSSTKIVKPGATLNIWLNGAGNVVEPPADSRAASKAVLVTSGAVFGVLIGCVACYLGLRYSLDRRRLRQWETDWITADLLWGNHS; from the coding sequence ATGAGTGGCTCGACGGGCGTCTTGCGTCGCACCTGCCGGTGGGCGGGCTTGGACCGGAATCCGATGCGGCGCAGAGAGGATCGGCTGCAGTCGGCGTGCGCCATCGCACTGCTCGTGCTGTTCCTCGCGGCGGCGCCGCTGTTGGCCGTTCTGCTCGGCGGCCGCGTCTACCGGTCCGAAAACGCCGCGGTGCAGGCGGAATTCGCGAGCCTGCACGAGGTGAGCGCCACGGTGCTGGAAACCGGTAAGGCGCCGCTGTATTCGCCGATCACCCCGGTGAAGGTGGCGTGGAAGGATGCGGACGGCAGCGAGCACACCGCGGCGTACTCGTCCACCAAGATCGTGAAACCCGGTGCGACGCTGAATATCTGGCTCAACGGGGCGGGCAATGTGGTGGAACCGCCCGCCGACTCGCGGGCCGCGAGCAAGGCCGTGCTGGTCACCTCGGGCGCGGTGTTCGGCGTGCTGATCGGCTGCGTCGCATGCTATCTCGGGCTGCGCTACAGCCTGGACCGCAGGCGGCTGCGCCAATGGGAGACGGATTGGATCACCGCGGATCTGTTGTGGGGCAACCACAGCTGA
- a CDS encoding acyl-CoA carboxylase subunit beta, producing MSGTREKLDHLRDLLELAEEPAGETGIAKRKAKGIPSARARVRMLLDKGSFVEMGALMRQPGSGGDGMYGDGVVTGRGYIDGRPVVVIAHDQTVHGGSVGEMFGRKVAAAMEFAQANACPVVAINDSGGARIQDAVTSLAWYALMCRRQEDLSGFVPMVAIMLGKCAAGSVYGPVNMDVLVATKKSYMFVTGPEVIKGVTGEVVTAEELGGAAALEQNGTVHHVADDEQAAFDWVREYLSYLPSSCLEQPPIVNPGLEPELTNHDLELNRIIPDSDKVGYDMHDILLRIFDDGAFHEISAGTAQNLITGFSRVDGRSVGVVANQPQALGGALDALASDKATHFIRLCDAFNLPVIFVVDTPGVLPGVEEERNGVIKRGGRFFRAVIEATVPIVTVVTRKAYGGGYAVMGCKQLGADISLAWPTARIAVMGAESMVGIVGRRQLENTPVEQRDAVRQQMIDFYNAAVATPWIAAERGYIDAVIEPAQTRLEIRKALRLLREKQARKANPRKHSLMPV from the coding sequence ATGAGCGGTACGCGAGAGAAGCTGGACCACCTCCGGGATCTCCTGGAGCTCGCCGAAGAACCCGCCGGCGAAACCGGCATCGCGAAACGCAAGGCCAAAGGTATTCCGAGCGCCCGCGCGCGCGTGCGAATGCTGCTCGACAAGGGCAGTTTCGTCGAAATGGGCGCGCTGATGCGCCAGCCCGGTTCGGGTGGTGACGGCATGTACGGCGACGGCGTCGTCACCGGTCGCGGCTATATCGATGGCAGGCCGGTCGTGGTGATCGCGCACGATCAGACCGTGCACGGCGGTTCGGTCGGCGAGATGTTCGGCCGCAAGGTCGCCGCCGCCATGGAATTCGCCCAGGCGAACGCCTGCCCGGTGGTCGCGATCAACGATTCCGGCGGCGCCCGCATCCAGGACGCGGTCACCTCGCTGGCCTGGTACGCGCTCATGTGCCGCCGCCAGGAGGACCTGTCCGGATTCGTGCCGATGGTCGCGATCATGCTCGGCAAGTGCGCGGCCGGTTCGGTATACGGGCCGGTGAATATGGATGTGCTGGTCGCGACGAAGAAGTCGTACATGTTCGTCACCGGCCCCGAGGTCATCAAGGGTGTGACCGGCGAGGTGGTCACCGCGGAGGAACTCGGCGGTGCGGCGGCGCTGGAGCAGAACGGCACCGTGCACCACGTGGCCGACGACGAGCAGGCCGCGTTCGACTGGGTCCGCGAGTATCTGAGCTATCTGCCGTCCAGCTGCCTCGAACAGCCGCCGATCGTGAATCCCGGGCTGGAGCCGGAGCTCACGAATCACGACCTGGAGCTGAACCGGATCATCCCGGATTCGGACAAGGTCGGCTACGACATGCACGACATCCTGCTGCGCATCTTCGACGACGGCGCCTTCCACGAGATCTCCGCGGGCACCGCGCAAAACCTGATCACCGGATTCAGCCGCGTCGACGGGCGCAGCGTCGGCGTCGTCGCCAATCAGCCGCAGGCATTGGGCGGCGCGCTCGACGCGCTCGCCTCGGATAAGGCGACGCATTTCATCCGGCTGTGCGACGCGTTCAACCTGCCGGTGATCTTCGTCGTCGACACACCCGGCGTGCTGCCCGGCGTCGAGGAGGAGCGCAACGGCGTCATCAAGCGCGGCGGCCGTTTCTTCCGCGCGGTGATCGAGGCGACGGTGCCGATCGTCACCGTCGTCACCCGCAAGGCGTACGGCGGCGGTTACGCGGTGATGGGCTGCAAGCAGTTGGGCGCGGATATCAGCCTGGCCTGGCCGACCGCGCGGATCGCGGTGATGGGCGCGGAGAGCATGGTCGGCATCGTCGGCCGCAGACAGCTGGAGAACACGCCGGTCGAACAGCGGGATGCGGTGCGCCAGCAGATGATCGACTTCTACAACGCCGCGGTCGCCACCCCGTGGATCGCCGCCGAGCGCGGCTACATCGACGCGGTGATCGAACCCGCGCAGACCCGGCTGGAGATCCGCAAGGCGCTGCGACTGCTGCGGGAAAAGCAGGCGCGCAAGGCGAATCCGCGCAAGCACAGCCTGATGCCGGTCTAG
- a CDS encoding LLM class flavin-dependent oxidoreductase, producing the protein MTSALTSVRFSILDRSRVRRGQRHPDALRETVEFARLAEQWGYHRFWVSEHHSVPGVAGSAPTVLAAAVAAATERIRIGTGGVMLPNHQPLVVAEQFGVLESLFPGRIDMGLGRSVGFTDGVRRALGHGKNDADDFDEKLTAVLEYLARGRDGVHAWPAEGLRVPAYLLATGSGADRAARFGLPLVIAAIGGAEDKMVESIERYRDAFRPTEWGARPYVMISGTVLIADTTEQARRLLLPEAWSAAYSRTRGEFPALIPPAEIEAMTMTERERRLFDEALRGQIHGTVDEVAVSLERLVIRTGADEFLVHTSTYDRAARLESHRALAVLAGLGTPALAA; encoded by the coding sequence ATGACCTCAGCACTGACCTCGGTCCGGTTCTCGATCCTCGATCGTTCGCGGGTGCGGCGCGGGCAGCGGCATCCGGACGCGCTGCGTGAGACGGTGGAGTTCGCGCGGCTGGCCGAGCAGTGGGGCTATCACCGGTTCTGGGTGTCCGAACACCACAGCGTGCCGGGCGTCGCGGGTTCGGCGCCGACGGTGCTCGCCGCGGCGGTCGCGGCCGCGACCGAGCGGATCCGGATCGGCACCGGCGGGGTGATGTTGCCGAACCATCAGCCGCTGGTGGTCGCCGAGCAGTTCGGGGTGCTGGAATCGCTGTTTCCCGGGCGGATCGATATGGGTCTCGGCCGGTCGGTCGGCTTCACCGACGGTGTGCGCCGGGCGTTGGGCCACGGTAAGAATGACGCCGACGATTTCGACGAAAAGCTCACGGCGGTACTGGAATACCTGGCGCGCGGCCGCGACGGCGTGCACGCGTGGCCTGCCGAGGGGCTGCGGGTGCCCGCGTACCTGCTGGCCACCGGATCCGGTGCGGACCGGGCGGCGCGGTTCGGGCTGCCGCTGGTGATCGCGGCGATCGGCGGGGCGGAAGACAAGATGGTCGAGTCCATCGAGCGGTACCGCGACGCGTTTCGCCCCACCGAATGGGGTGCGCGACCGTATGTGATGATCTCCGGCACGGTGCTTATCGCCGATACCACCGAGCAGGCGCGCAGGCTGCTGCTGCCCGAGGCGTGGTCGGCCGCCTACTCCAGGACCAGGGGCGAATTCCCGGCGCTGATCCCGCCCGCCGAGATCGAGGCGATGACGATGACCGAACGGGAGCGGCGCCTGTTCGACGAGGCGCTGCGCGGGCAGATCCACGGCACCGTCGACGAGGTGGCGGTGTCGTTGGAGCGGTTGGTGATTCGGACCGGAGCCGATGAATTCCTGGTGCACACCAGCACTTACGACCGCGCGGCGCGGTTGGAATCGCATCGCGCGCTCGCGGTGCTGGCCGGGCTCGGCACACCCGCGCTGGCGGCGTGA
- a CDS encoding HAD-IIIC family phosphatase has protein sequence MRPALKCLVWELDNTLWDGAVCDATSGAPRPAALRTLRTLSERGIWHAVAGRGERDWTLDKLYRHGLYDMFSVIEIGWGRKSAAIVRIAHRLGLSLDGVGFIDDEPIERAEVARALPRVRCYAARNADVLPALPDFRPMLRRGPDPTPPLGFARVPAI, from the coding sequence ATGAGACCGGCGCTGAAATGCCTTGTCTGGGAACTGGACAATACGCTGTGGGACGGCGCGGTCTGCGATGCCACCAGCGGCGCCCCACGCCCGGCCGCGCTGCGCACCCTGCGGACATTGAGTGAGCGCGGGATCTGGCATGCGGTGGCCGGTCGCGGCGAGCGGGATTGGACGTTGGACAAGCTCTACCGGCACGGACTCTACGATATGTTCTCCGTCATCGAAATCGGTTGGGGCCGTAAGTCGGCGGCCATTGTGCGGATCGCGCACCGGCTCGGGCTGAGCCTGGACGGCGTGGGCTTCATCGATGACGAACCGATCGAGCGCGCCGAGGTCGCCCGCGCGCTGCCGCGGGTGCGCTGCTACGCCGCCCGCAATGCCGATGTGCTGCCCGCGCTTCCGGACTTCCGGCCGATGCTGCGCCGCGGCCCGGACCCGACGCCGCCTCTCGGTTTCGCGCGCGTCCCGGCGATCTAG
- a CDS encoding peptidylprolyl isomerase, translated as MTLPPDITAAELLARHPSGLAASDAVEIVARAAERLDAAHRAGVVHGTVTPAALLIHPDRSVELLGLAGVPGDPRADVAALGRTLAELLLGPAAAQGLSAPPSRLNPNVPPALDAVVGRALGGGFGSAGELAAAATAALHSQMPYRPPAGPPKWLLIGVPIVVVCLVLLIGGGYLLYRSGSDSGATEATATSTDTATPTAPPPPSPKPVTGPVNCTYPSGPNPASKPVAAPPTDHIPSGTVRIDLTTNQGPIGLTLDAGASPCTVNSFVHLARSGFYDGTSCHRLTTGELRVLQCGDPSRNGTGGPGYQFADEYPVIGADTKMPVTYQRGKLAMANAGPNTNGSQFFIVYGDSLLPPSYTIFGTVDAAGLATVDKVAAAGTDDVNGPGDGHPKLPITLQSAQPH; from the coding sequence ATGACACTGCCACCGGATATCACCGCCGCGGAGCTGCTGGCCCGGCACCCGTCGGGGCTGGCCGCATCCGACGCGGTCGAAATCGTCGCCCGCGCGGCCGAACGTCTCGATGCCGCGCACCGTGCGGGCGTGGTGCACGGCACGGTGACACCCGCCGCCCTGCTCATTCACCCGGACCGATCCGTCGAGCTGCTCGGCCTCGCGGGCGTGCCGGGCGATCCGCGCGCCGATGTGGCCGCCCTCGGCCGCACCCTCGCCGAGCTGCTTCTGGGACCGGCAGCGGCACAAGGGCTTTCGGCGCCGCCCAGTCGTCTGAACCCGAATGTGCCGCCCGCGCTCGACGCGGTTGTCGGGCGGGCGCTCGGGGGCGGCTTCGGCAGCGCGGGCGAACTGGCCGCGGCGGCGACCGCTGCGCTGCACTCCCAAATGCCTTATCGCCCACCGGCCGGACCGCCGAAGTGGCTGCTGATCGGCGTGCCGATCGTCGTCGTCTGCCTGGTGCTGCTGATCGGGGGCGGCTATCTGCTCTACCGATCCGGATCGGATTCCGGCGCGACCGAGGCCACCGCCACCTCGACCGACACCGCAACGCCGACCGCTCCGCCGCCACCGAGCCCGAAACCCGTTACGGGACCGGTGAATTGCACATATCCGAGCGGACCGAACCCGGCGAGCAAACCCGTCGCCGCACCGCCGACCGACCACATCCCTTCCGGCACCGTGCGAATCGACCTCACCACGAACCAGGGCCCGATCGGCCTGACGCTCGACGCGGGCGCATCGCCGTGCACCGTCAACAGTTTCGTGCACCTCGCCAGGTCCGGTTTCTACGACGGCACGAGCTGCCATCGGCTCACCACCGGCGAGCTGCGGGTGCTGCAGTGCGGCGACCCTTCGCGCAACGGAACCGGCGGCCCCGGTTATCAATTCGCCGACGAGTATCCGGTGATCGGCGCCGACACCAAGATGCCGGTGACCTATCAGCGCGGCAAACTGGCCATGGCCAATGCCGGACCGAACACCAACGGCTCCCAATTCTTCATCGTCTACGGCGATTCCCTGCTGCCGCCGAGCTACACCATCTTCGGCACGGTCGACGCCGCGGGCCTGGCCACCGTCGACAAGGTCGCCGCGGCAGGCACCGACGACGTCAACGGACCGGGTGACGGCCACCCGAAGCTGCCCATCACCCTGCAATCCGCCCAACCGCACTGA
- a CDS encoding alpha/beta hydrolase: MKLRAPVCAAMVFIAALAPAPVLADPVPVADPSISRTSLVRTEVVTPGRERLYIASAAMGRVIAVDVLRGKGSGPHPALYLLDGVDGEPVSGWLSKGGAAEFFADKPVDVVLTSGGAGSMYSDWLRRDAALGVNEWETFLTEELPPIVESYLNTNGRRAIAGVSMGAQAALMLAQRHPGRYRAVAGLSGCYSTADPLGHAVTTITVASRGGNVENLWGPASSPEWAAHDSVLGAAALRGTAIYLAAAPGSPTGADLVEVANSPSVADALRTAGGGAALEAGARACTERFAARLAELDIPATVEYLPEGMHTWSDFKAELPKAWPVLAAALE; encoded by the coding sequence ATGAAGCTGCGCGCGCCGGTCTGCGCGGCGATGGTGTTCATCGCCGCGCTCGCGCCCGCGCCGGTCCTGGCCGATCCGGTGCCGGTGGCCGATCCGTCCATCAGCCGAACATCGTTGGTGCGCACGGAGGTTGTTACACCGGGCCGGGAGCGGTTGTATATCGCGTCGGCGGCGATGGGGCGGGTGATCGCCGTGGATGTGTTGCGCGGCAAGGGATCCGGGCCGCATCCGGCGCTGTATCTGCTGGACGGCGTCGACGGTGAACCGGTGTCGGGCTGGCTGAGCAAGGGCGGCGCCGCCGAATTCTTCGCGGACAAACCGGTGGATGTGGTGCTGACCAGCGGCGGCGCCGGCAGCATGTACAGCGACTGGCTACGCCGCGACGCCGCCCTGGGCGTGAACGAATGGGAGACGTTCCTGACCGAGGAGCTGCCGCCGATCGTCGAGTCGTATCTGAATACCAACGGGCGCAGGGCGATTGCCGGGGTGTCGATGGGCGCGCAGGCGGCGCTGATGCTCGCCCAGCGGCATCCCGGACGATACCGTGCGGTGGCCGGGCTCAGCGGCTGTTATTCGACCGCGGATCCACTCGGGCACGCGGTGACGACCATTACCGTCGCCTCGCGCGGCGGTAACGTCGAAAACCTTTGGGGGCCGGCGTCTTCGCCGGAATGGGCGGCGCACGACAGCGTGCTCGGCGCGGCGGCGCTGCGCGGGACCGCGATCTACCTTGCCGCCGCGCCCGGCTCGCCGACCGGCGCGGATCTGGTCGAAGTGGCGAATTCGCCGTCGGTGGCCGACGCGCTGCGGACGGCGGGCGGCGGCGCGGCGCTGGAGGCGGGCGCGCGGGCGTGTACCGAGCGGTTCGCGGCGCGGCTGGCGGAACTGGATATTCCGGCGACCGTCGAATATCTGCCTGAGGGGATGCATACCTGGTCGGATTTCAAGGCGGAGCTGCCGAAGGCGTGGCCGGTGCTGGCGGCGGCATTGGAATGA
- a CDS encoding PucR family transcriptional regulator, which translates to MAVDSSTRPSLTLSGKPMSASLKDVRALSRQMVGHFVANVAPCGTLPGDAISDDATAVTRVCLEFAASMLDGQDLPGKMKRVEHAAAEWAREGVPIDAIHHSIHEGFKIGLDLVMANAPLEDDYRNLVDGAKTLLEILDMITSAVSMAYVRELRAVVGEHHTAVHTLTSALLGGHSTSTMARECGIAIAESYAVLAVAIPPHQDERNPALDGKVVARRKLRRVQAELATRCGDRALSLLSVDGGTILIPTDDADDDALDTLVAQLTHAAQVGITATMVQATPAQIPDAADQAHELLDMVQRLQCVAGLYRFDELALEYQLTRPGPGREYLGALLDALDEHPELLETLQRHIGNNLNRQRTARVLHVHTNTVDYRLKRIGQLTGFDPSQPSGLWYLRSALVARTYRS; encoded by the coding sequence GTGGCAGTCGACAGTTCGACGCGGCCGAGCCTCACTTTGTCCGGTAAGCCGATGTCCGCCTCGCTCAAGGATGTTCGCGCGCTCTCGCGCCAAATGGTCGGGCATTTCGTCGCGAATGTCGCCCCGTGCGGCACGCTGCCCGGCGATGCGATCAGCGACGACGCGACCGCCGTCACCAGGGTCTGCCTGGAGTTCGCCGCGAGCATGCTGGACGGCCAGGACCTACCGGGCAAGATGAAGCGGGTCGAGCACGCCGCCGCCGAATGGGCGCGCGAGGGCGTGCCGATCGATGCCATCCACCATTCCATCCACGAGGGTTTCAAGATCGGCCTCGACCTGGTGATGGCCAACGCGCCGCTGGAGGACGACTACCGCAACCTCGTCGACGGCGCGAAAACACTGCTCGAGATCCTGGACATGATCACCTCCGCGGTATCCATGGCCTACGTGCGCGAACTGCGCGCGGTGGTCGGCGAACACCACACCGCGGTGCATACGCTCACCTCCGCCCTGCTCGGCGGGCACAGCACCTCGACCATGGCCAGGGAATGCGGTATCGCCATCGCCGAGTCGTACGCCGTACTCGCCGTTGCCATTCCGCCGCACCAGGACGAACGCAACCCGGCGCTGGACGGGAAGGTCGTCGCCCGGCGCAAACTCCGCCGGGTGCAGGCCGAGCTGGCCACCCGCTGCGGCGACCGCGCACTGTCGCTGCTCAGCGTCGACGGCGGCACCATCCTGATCCCCACCGACGACGCCGACGACGACGCGCTCGACACCCTGGTCGCCCAGCTCACGCACGCCGCGCAGGTCGGCATCACCGCGACCATGGTGCAGGCCACCCCGGCGCAGATCCCGGACGCCGCCGACCAGGCACACGAACTGCTCGACATGGTGCAGCGATTGCAGTGTGTCGCAGGGCTTTACCGCTTCGACGAGCTCGCGCTCGAATATCAGCTCACCCGCCCCGGGCCGGGCCGGGAGTACCTCGGCGCACTGCTCGACGCGCTCGACGAACATCCCGAACTGCTGGAGACCCTGCAGCGCCACATCGGCAACAACCTCAACCGCCAGCGCACCGCTCGGGTGCTGCACGTGCACACCAACACCGTCGACTACCGGCTCAAGCGGATCGGCCAGCTCACCGGATTCGACCCGTCCCAGCCGTCGGGGCTGTGGTATCTGCGTTCGGCGTTGGTCGCCCGAACCTACCGGTCCTGA
- a CDS encoding helix-turn-helix domain-containing protein — translation MVLGARLRRLREGCGISRDAAGEAIRGSHSKISRLELGRVGLRQRDLADLLTLYGVTDADERDEFEKMAKAGNASGWWHRENDWLPKWFDLYLGLEQGAQLIRCYEPRAVPELLQTPDYARALLMLAHSHEPPDAIERRVALRMRRQHILTRAKPPQLWAVVDEAALRRPVGGSAVWRAQLEYLLEAVGQPHITVQVLADDVAGPALADGAFTMLRFAEADLPDIVYLQQLTGALYLDKRSDLDAYRVVLNRLSVHAAQPEYTANLIRALTERHPDVLDEPSGS, via the coding sequence ATGGTACTCGGCGCGCGCCTACGCCGGTTGCGCGAGGGCTGCGGGATCAGCAGGGATGCCGCGGGCGAGGCGATTCGCGGATCCCATTCCAAGATCAGCAGATTGGAGCTCGGGCGGGTCGGACTGCGGCAGCGCGACCTGGCCGATCTGCTCACCCTGTACGGGGTCACCGATGCCGACGAGCGGGACGAGTTCGAGAAGATGGCCAAGGCGGGCAACGCCTCCGGCTGGTGGCATCGCGAGAACGACTGGCTGCCCAAATGGTTCGATCTCTACCTGGGCCTGGAACAGGGCGCGCAGCTCATCCGGTGCTATGAACCGCGCGCGGTGCCGGAACTGCTGCAGACGCCCGATTACGCCCGCGCGCTGCTGATGCTGGCGCACTCGCACGAGCCGCCGGACGCGATCGAGCGGCGGGTCGCGCTGCGGATGCGTCGCCAGCACATCCTCACCCGGGCGAAACCGCCGCAGCTGTGGGCGGTCGTCGACGAGGCCGCGCTGCGCCGCCCGGTCGGCGGCTCGGCGGTCTGGCGGGCCCAGCTGGAATATCTGCTGGAGGCGGTCGGGCAGCCGCACATCACGGTGCAGGTGCTCGCCGATGACGTCGCCGGTCCGGCGCTGGCCGACGGCGCGTTCACCATGTTGCGGTTCGCCGAGGCGGATCTGCCCGACATCGTCTATCTGCAGCAGCTCACCGGCGCGCTCTACCTCGACAAGCGCAGCGATCTGGACGCCTATCGCGTGGTGCTGAACCGGCTCTCGGTGCACGCGGCGCAGCCGGAATACACCGCGAACCTGATCCGGGCGCTCACCGAGCGCCATCCCGATGTGCTCGACGAGCCGTCCGGGTCCTAG